Within Topomyia yanbarensis strain Yona2022 chromosome 2, ASM3024719v1, whole genome shotgun sequence, the genomic segment GGTCTCTCGTATATCCCGCCGCTGGGAGTTTGTATCGTTGCTGATCGTACTTGTCCATCCATTGCAGATTTCGTTGCTATGACCCTGCCCTTTGGCCAACTGTTTCGTGGAAGTTTAGGATCAGCCACGATGACTATGTCGTTGACTTCAATAGGCTTCGTTGCTGCGAACCATTTGGATCTTCTGGTGATGGTCGGCAGATAATCTCTGAGCCATTGTTTCCAGAAGTTATTGGCCAGAATTTGAGAGAACTCGTAGTTGTTCTTTAGGGCGCGGGAACTGTCGTCGAAGGAAACGAAAGGCTTCAGCCCATTGGAGGACTGTAGAAGAAAATGATTGGGAGTTAATACTGGAGAGAGGTCACCATCTATCGGGATGTTTGTCAACGGTCGGGAATTGACCGTATTTTCAACTTCATTTAGTGCATTCTCAAGCACCTCTGCAGACACTACTCTCGTAGCTATCACTTTGATTAAGTTTTGCTTCACTGTTCTGATGAGACGCTCCCACGCACCACCCATATGTGGGGACGCAGGGGGGTTGAATCTCCACTCGGTGTATCTCGAAGTGAACTCAGTTACCAGCTTTTCTTGATCAATATTCGAAATCGTCTCTTCGATCACCTTTTTGGCGCCTTGAAAGTTGGTGCCTCGGTCGCTGTAGATTATCGAAGGTGTTTCTCTTCGGTTGAAAATGTTTCGAAGGGCCATAATACACGAATCTGTAGAGAGCGAATAGGCGACCTGTAGGTGGATTGCGCGTGTAGTGAGGCACGTAGCGAGAACTCCCCATCGTTTTTCTGTGCGACGACCGACCGATACCGTAATCGGTCCGAAGTAATCCACTCCAGTATGGGTGAAGGGACGAGTATAGGCAGCTAGACGCGCTTCTGGAAGGTTGGCCATCGCCGGTGGACATGGTGTTGCGCGATCGTTCTTGCATTGTTGGCATTCTCTGCGCACTCTCCGATAGACGACCTTCAACCGTGGGATGTAGTAATGCTGTCGAAGTTCATTTACCACGGTTTCGTGGTTTTGGTGATGGAACCGGCGATGAAAGTGTGCCACCACGAGTTTTGTTATGGTGTGTTCTCGGGGGAGTACAATCGGGTTGGAGGCGTCCACATCGATGAATTTACATCCTCCTGTCCGACCCTGCACCCGGAGTACGTTCTGCTTATCTAGGGTAGGGCAGACGTAGTGAATTGAGCTGCTTCTAGGTATTTGCTTCTTGTTTTCGGAAGAGATGTTCATATTCAGGATGGCTAATTCGTCCGCGAACGCATCTCCTTGAGCAATGCGATACAAATAGTTTTCAGCTCGAACGAGTTCGTCGGAAGTTAGCGGCCCGCTGAGTGGTCGTTCCTTTTTCACCAGTCTTTCCCAGTTGAAAGCATATCGAGTGAACATTGCCGTTCGGCGCACCAGCGTTATCCAGCTTGAAAACTGTTCCGGCTTAATCAATGTTTCTGGCGCAGCAAAGTGAGCTAGCACATGTGGACGGAGTTCTTCGTCGGTTGTTCCATACCGCCGCAACGTTATTGGCCACTCTTCCTCGAGCGTCCACAGAAAGGAGGGTCCATGAAACCACGGACTTTGTGGGGTAAGATCCGGAAAACCTTTCCATTTGGTGCCTAAGTCTGCAACGTTCTGTTTTGTTGGTATCCAATGCCATTCAGACACTTCGGTGCTCTCCAGAATTTCACTGACCCGAATGGCGACAAATTGACTATATCGTCTGTGGTCGGAGTTCAGCCAACAGCACACATCTCTGGCATCGGTGTAGAAAAAACGCTGATTGACTTTGACATTCaaagcacgctgaatagtattCGTTAACCGCACTCCTAAGACAGCTGCTTGAAGTTCGGCCCGGGGAGTTGACAGAAAGCGAAGGGGCGCCACTCTTGTCTTAGCGCCTGCAACTGCGCACTCTATCTTAGATCCTTGTTGGAAACGCAGGTAAACTGCTGCTGCAAATCCGTTCTCGCTAGCGTCGACAAAGGTATGCAGCTGTATCTGAACGTTAACGGAGGTCAGTTGACGAAAGCACCTTGGAATTTCAATGTCTTCTACACTGGGAAGGACCTTTACCCAGAGCAACCACTTTTCAAACTCTTTTTCTCCGATTTCATCATTCCATCCAATTCCAGAACGCCATACTTCCTGCAACAAAACCTTGAGGTACATAAGGAAGTGTGCGATAAATCCGCAGGGATCGAACATTAGCAATGACATTCGAAGAGTTTCTCGCTTGGTTGGTCTCCGTCGGCCGGATAGAAGGTCGTCCTGGAACCTGATCGAGAGCTTGAAAGTGAAGCTGTCCTTTTCAGTGTCCCACCACATGCCAAGTATTTTCTCGGTAGATAGGCCATCGCTCACGTTCAGGTCTTTCTCGGTCGTTGGGCTTTTCTTCAGCAGATCAAGAACCGTCGGTGAATTTGAAAGCCAATTTCTCATTTCGAACCCGCCTTCGTGGTGAATCCATTTGATCTGTTGTGCGATAGAAGCTGCTTCCTCTTCAGTCTCTACGCTAACGAGCATATCGTCGATGTAGTGCTGCTTGATTATGGCACGAACGGCTGCCGGAAATTCGTTCTCGTACAGTTTGGCGTGTTTGTTTTTTACGTACTGGGCAGTACTTGGCGAACAGCACGCGCCAAACGTTAGCACCCGCATGACGTAGATATCGGGTTCCTCCGAGTCCTCCTTGTGCCCCCAGAAAAAACGTTGACAGTGCTGGTCTTCCTCTCGCATCAATACTTGGTGGTACATTTCCCGCAAGTCTCCACAAATTGCTATCCGGTGTTCTCTGAACTGAATCAACACGCTTAGCAATGACGTCAGGTAGTCGGGTCCTTTTAAAAGCATAGAGTTGAGCGAGACTTCGTGAGACTTGGCGGCGGCGTCCCATACCAATCTTGTCTTTGCAGGTTTGTTGGGATTCACAACCGGAAATACCGGCAAATACCACACCCTTGGATGTTGTATTGTAAGCTCGGCCTTAGTAAGCTTTCGGATGTACCCTTTGCTGAGATAGTTCGCTATCTCTTAGTGTTGGATCATTTTGCATACGACGTTCTAGGCACTCCCACCGTCTCAACGCCATCGGTTTACTGTTGGGAAGGCGCACTCCGTCATATTTCCAGAGAAGACCGGATTCATATCGATCTCCCTTCCGTTGAGTTAGTGTGTTCAGCATCTGTAGCGCGCGCTCATCTTCTGTGGACATGAGCAGCCTCTCCGGTTTAGCCACCCCCATACTGTCGAGAGAAAAGTATTCTTTCATTGCCTTGTGTAGATAGTCTCCGTTTTCAAAATTGCAGGAGCAAATGTCGAGCATATGATGATTTGTGGCGCTGGTACTGAGTGAACTTCCTGCAATACACCCATAAACGCACCACCCTAGGCATGTTTTGACGGCGATCGGTTCCTTTGGTTTGCCTTCGCGGCTCTTCGTCACTTGACCAAGCTTGGCATGGTCGACACCAATGAGTATCCGTGGAGTGGTCTCGCTATAAGACTCGATGGGAAGTTTTTCCAGGTGCCGGAAGCGCTTCTGTAACTCAGATATGATCATCGTTTGTGGGCGCAATTCTAGTTTGTCCACGGTACGCACATCCGACATTGCATACTTCTTCGCTTGGTTCGATTCGCTCGAAATCGCTAGATTGACTTTCTGAGACTTGCACTCCGTCCTCTTTGTGCCTCCAGTCCACTTCAGGCACAGGGGAGCTATCTGTCCTGACACTCCTAGTTCGTCAGCCAGCCCTTGTTCCAAAAGGGTTAACTCAGAGCCGTCATCAATGAATGCGTAGGTAAGCACCTTTTTCAATGGGCCGTATAGAACCACAGGAACGAACCGGAGCAGTATGCCGCTGGTTCTtgtttgatgaaaattaacacTGCCCTCAGGTTTTACGCCAGAGGTTGATGAAGTGGGTGGACCAGAGGTTGCCGCTTCGGATTCGATCCGTTTGGTACCGTGGAGAAGAGGGTGATGTAAATAGGTACATCCACTGATTCCACATGGTTTCTTCTGATTGCAGAAACCGTTGTGCCGTCGGAGACATTTCCGACATAGTTTCAGCTCCTTAATTGTGGCCCACCTAGAGTCATAGCTGAGCTCTGAGAATCGTTTACACCTGGCCACCGACGAGCAGTTTCCCTTGCATACGCAGCACAATTCCAAGGGCTCCTGCTTGCCTCGGGGTGGGGCATCCACCTGTCGCTTACCCGACTCGAGATGTACGTTGAGATAATTCTCCTTCTTGCTACGGGTTTTTAGTTCGTTTTTCTGCCCGTGATCCTGTGTTCCCAACACTGCGCTGGCATCTTCCGCCATGGTATACAACCATGTGCTGAATTCTAGCAATGTTGGTACAGCATTTCCTCTAGTAGCTTTCGCCCATTCTAGTTTCAATGTAGGTGGTAAGCGCTCTACCAGCTCGTATCTCAGTGAAGAACTATACATGTAGTCGCTTATTTCACACGCTTGGATTGTGGCACAGAGATTCTTTACGGAAAGCGCGAAATCGACAAGCGTTTCTAACCTATCGACTCTAGGAGCTGGCAAATCTTTCACCTTCTGAATGACCGCTTGAATGATCGCTTCAGGCTTTCCATACAGCATTCTGAGCGTTGACATCACGCTTGCTACGTTGGAAGGGTGCAGTAATTCACATCTCACTCTATTCAGTGCCTCACCTCTTAAGCATTTGCGTAGTCGAAGCATGTTTTCCTCATTTGAAAAACCACACATCTGCGTCGAGGAATTGAACATAGCCAGGAACAATGGCCACTCTTCGGCTCGACCGTTAAACTCCGGCAGATCCTTGGGGACAGCATGACGTGCCGCCAATTGACTTCTGTTCAGAAGGCACGTGGTGTCGTCACCATTGTTGTCCATGGTTTCAAGTTGGTATCGAGGGGGATTTGGTGTTGAACCCTGCTCGGGGACGAAGTCGGGTACACCACTCATCCTCTGGTTTAATATAGTTGGATGTGTCCATTTCGAGTTGTGAGCAATCGGGCGAGGAAGCTGAACATTGGACCATCGATTTGCAGTGTGTTGTATTTGATATCTCCTAGAGTTTGGAGGAAGGTTTGGATCGACAAAGGGGACTTGGGACGTCATTGTCTGGTAGTAAACTTTCGGTGGTTGCCCTTGACCTTGAGCGGCGTGCTCTACAGGCTGCGAGTTGCTCGGCTGCTGTCTATTAATCAGTGGGGGTTTCACACGAGTTTCTCCTTCTTCACCTAAGCGATCGGTACCTCTAACCCACTCCTCTACCTGCGAAGCTTTGTCCACTATCGATCCAGCTTCGTCCTCCTCACTACCGCTTCTGTATTCGTgcagaatttcgaatttcatgtCCAGAAACCGTTGCTCTAAGGCTTTAGCCTCCTCCAGTTTGCGCAGCTGAAGTTCCATCGCTCTTCTTCTTCGACTTCTGCTAGTAGAGGTGCTTGAGCTGGCTTTCGTGTTGCTACGATGCACAGATAAGATGTCATCGGCTTGCCCATCTTTCTGGATAGTTTGCTGCATTTTATCCATTCCTTGCATTGGAGAGCCCACTTCATCGGCAGGAAAAGGATTAGTACTGTTCCCAACTCCACAGAATGGGCAGCTCCAGCTTGTTTCCGCTACTGCTTCAGTCACCTTTGCACAAGAAAAGTGGAACCAGTTGTCACAGGCATCGCACTGGACCATTTTGCTGTTGTCCCGTTCGTCGCATAGTGAACAGTGGTAGTTCCGTTTTGACCGACGCAAAGGAACTTCATTGTTGACGTCACTGTTCGCCCCGCTGAGCTGGCTCCTGGGTCTGCCACTACCGGATCCCGTAGCTTCGTTAGACATAGGAGTGATGTTACCTGACGTCTGAGTGCCAGAAGTGGGTACTGATGTTTTTTCGAGAACTTGATCGTTCTTTGTGGCACCACCAGTGTTGAGTCCACTTGTTCCAGCGGCAAGTTTTCCAGCTCTGCCTTCTTGGATTTGTTTTTGAGTATCTTGCGTGGCA encodes:
- the LOC131686262 gene encoding uncharacterized protein LOC131686262; amino-acid sequence: MYHQVLMREEDQHCQRFFWGHKEDSEEPDIYVMRVLTFGACCSPSTAQYVKNKHAKLYENEFPAAVRAIIKQHYIDDMLVSVETEEEAASIAQQIKWIHHEGGFEMRNWLSNSPTVLDLLKKSPTTEKDLNVSDGLSTEKILGMWWDTEKDSFTFKLSIRFQDDLLSGRRRPTKRETLRMSLLMFDPCGFIAHFLMYLKVLLQEVWRSGIGWNDEIGEKEFEKWLLWVKVLPSVEDIEIPRCFRQLTSVNVQIQLHTFVDASENGFAAAVYLRFQQGSKIECAVAGAKTRVAPLRFLSTPRAELQAAVLGVRLTNTIQRALNVKVNQRFFYTDARDVCCWLNSDHRRYSQFVAIRVSEILESTEVSEWHWIPTKQNVADLGTKWKGFPDLTPQSPWFHGPSFLWTLEEEWPITLRRYGTTDEELRPHVLAHFAAPETLIKPEQFSSWITLVRRTAMFTRYAFNWERLVKKERPLSGPLTSDELVRAENYLYRIAQGDAFADELAILNMNISSENKKQIPRSSSIHYVCPTLDKQNVLRVQGRTGGCKFIDVDASNPIVLPREHTITKLVVAHFHRRFHHQNHETVVNELRQHYYIPRLKVVYRRVRRECQQCKNDRATPCPPAMANLPEARLAAYTRPFTHTGVDYFGPITVSVGRRTEKRWGVLATCLTTRAIHLQVAYSLSTDSCIMALRNIFNRRETPSIIYSDRGTNFQGAKKVIEETISNIDQEKLVTEFTSRYTEWRFNPPASPHMGGAWERLIRTVKQNLIKVIATRVVSAEVLENALNEVENTVNSRPLTNIPIDGDLSPVLTPNHFLLQSSNGLKPFVSFDDSSRALKNNYEFSQILANNFWKQWLRDYLPTITRRSKWFAATKPIEVNDIVIVADPKLPRNSWPKGRVIATKSAMDGQVRSATIQTPSGGIYERPAVNLAVLDVGVGRNTFRTEPQCIPGGMLTAPQRAGRPLVSQVKKIDDRQTSSIRRTRHTFKGSPHQ